DNA sequence from the Sinomonas terrae genome:
GCGAGACGCCCAGGATGGCGTTGGCGCCCAGGTTCGACTTGTTGGGCGTGCCGTCCAGGTCGATCATGGCCTGGTCGATCGCGCGCTGGTCGGTCGCGTCGAAGCCCTGGAGGGCGGGGGCAATCTGGTCCACTACAGCCTCGACGGCCTGCTGGACGCCCTTGCCGAGGTAGCGGCCCTTGTCGCCGTCGCGGCGTTCCACCGCCTCGAACTCGCCGGTCGAAGCGCCCGAGGGAACCGCGGCGCGCCCGAGCGAGCCATCGCTCAGGAGGACCTCGACCTCGACCGTGGGGTTGCCGCGGGAGTCAAGGATCTCGCGGGCGTGGATGGCATCGATAAGGGCCATGGATGAACTCCTTGCAATGGTGAGCAATGGTGAACGGAGCGTTTGGGCACGCGAGAGTTACGCGTGGATGACCTCGGTGTCACCCACAGCCTAGTGGGCGCGCGGGACGGGCGCGACACTGTGACTCGCCTAGCCCCTGATGCGCTCTGCGATGGGGCCAGTTGCCGCGGCCCACGCGGGGTACACGGCCGCCGCGACACCGACCACAGCCCCTATTCCTGTCCCGAGCCACACGAGTTCCGAGCTCAGCACCGCCGTCCATCGCTGGAGGAGGCAGTAGACGACGACGGCACCGACCCCGAACGCCGAGCCCAGCAGGCCGCCGCCGAGGCCGAGGACTGCGCCCTCGAGGAGGAAGATCCGGGCGATGGAGGGGCGGCTCGCACCCAAAGCTCGGCGAAGCGCGATCTCCGCGGAGCGGGACTGGACCGCGAGGTACATGGCAGAGGCCGCGCCGAGACCCGAGAACAGCAGGAGGGCCCACGAGACGACACGGACCAGATCGGCGAGATCCGCAGAGACCCCACGGCGGAGCGAGCGGAGGTCAGCCGTCAGCGAGACCGTATAGGTGCCGGGCTGGGCTGCGTCGAGGGCGAGCGGGATCGCCGAGCGCAGTGCGGCGGGATAGCCGTCCTCGGTCCGGACGAGGAGAACCGGGCTGAGTCCGGCGCGCCCGGCAAGGGAGGCGAAATTGACGACGACCGCGTCCCCGAGCCCAGGGGCGCGGGCCGCACCGCGTATCGCACCCACAACGTCTACTCGGCGTCCATCGATCCAAAGTTGTTGGCCCGCCGCCACACTGTCGAGTCCGAGAGTACGGGCAGCCCCTTCGCCGATGAGCGCCGCAGGCTGCCCACGCTGGTTCGCCGCATCAAATGCAGCAACTGCGCCCTGAGGCGATGCCACGGCGCCTTGGAGTCCCAGCCACGCGCCGTCGGCCGTCAAGAGCTCTCCTCTGAAGCGGGACTGTCCGGGCACGCTGTGGGGCGCAAGGACGGTGACGCTGTACTCCTGGCTTGAGAGCGTCGCGGTCACCCCCGAACCACGGACGCCTTCGACGCGGGCGAGGTCCTCGCGGATCTGGCCGGTACGAGCGAAGAACTCGTGCTGGGTCGTCGGATCGCCGGTAGCGGTGACGGTGATTTCGTCGAGCGCCGCAGCCGAAATGCGCTGGGACACCTGTGCCGCAGCACTCTCGCTGAGGCCCACGGAGGCCGTGAGGCCTGCGACGCCGAGCGCGAAGGCGAGGACCACCATGGCGCTGCGGCCGATCCGCGACGTCGCCGAGGACAGCGCGTCCGAGACGTCGTCGAGGGGGTCCCACCGCGCGCGGCGCACATTGTTGGCTCTTTCTGGGAGGGTGCCCCGGGGCGCACGCGCTCGGGTTTCAGCCTCGGGCCCTCCGCCCGATTCTTCGATGAGGACTCCATCGGCGATGCGTACCCGTCGGTGTGCAGCAGCGGCGACGCGATCATCATGGGTCACGACGACAACCGTCGTCCCCTCGGCGTTGAGCTGTGACAGCTGGGCGATGAGCTCCTCGCCGTTGCGCGAGTCAAGGTTCCCCGTCGGCTCGTCGGCCAAGAGAATCGGAGCGCCGGTCGAGGCCGCGCGAGCGAACGCCAGGCGCTGCCTCTCCCCTCCCGAGAGGTGCCGGCCGCGCGTCGACCAGCGGTGGCCGAGCCCGACTCGTGCGAGACCCTTCGCTGCAGCTGCAGGCCTCTCCCGCCGCCGGACCCCTTGGACTCGCAGGCCGAGCGCAGCATTCCGAGCAGCCGTCTCCTCTCGGAGGACGTGCGATTCCTGGAAGACGAAGGCAAAGGTCTGCTTACGGAGACGGTTGAGTTCGCGTTCGGGGAGGTCCTCCACTCGACGACCGTGGAGACGGTACTCGCCCCTGTCTGGACGGTCTAAGGTGCCGATGATGTTGAGGAGCGTGGACTTCCCTGAGCCCGAGGCTCCGACGATCGCGACGAAATCTCCCTCCT
Encoded proteins:
- a CDS encoding ABC transporter ATP-binding protein/permease → MSDCGLQRQRDIGPRAPAISLRGVAKSFDAGTAALRGCDLDIEEGDFVAIVGASGSGKSTLLNIIGTLDRPDRGEYRLHGRRVEDLPERELNRLRKQTFAFVFQESHVLREETAARNAALGLRVQGVRRRERPAAAAKGLARVGLGHRWSTRGRHLSGGERQRLAFARAASTGAPILLADEPTGNLDSRNGEELIAQLSQLNAEGTTVVVVTHDDRVAAAAHRRVRIADGVLIEESGGGPEAETRARAPRGTLPERANNVRRARWDPLDDVSDALSSATSRIGRSAMVVLAFALGVAGLTASVGLSESAAAQVSQRISAAALDEITVTATGDPTTQHEFFARTGQIREDLARVEGVRGSGVTATLSSQEYSVTVLAPHSVPGQSRFRGELLTADGAWLGLQGAVASPQGAVAAFDAANQRGQPAALIGEGAARTLGLDSVAAGQQLWIDGRRVDVVGAIRGAARAPGLGDAVVVNFASLAGRAGLSPVLLVRTEDGYPAALRSAIPLALDAAQPGTYTVSLTADLRSLRRGVSADLADLVRVVSWALLLFSGLGAASAMYLAVQSRSAEIALRRALGASRPSIARIFLLEGAVLGLGGGLLGSAFGVGAVVVYCLLQRWTAVLSSELVWLGTGIGAVVGVAAAVYPAWAAATGPIAERIRG